The Listeria monocytogenes genome window below encodes:
- a CDS encoding VOC family protein: protein MFNQAKQISTFFTFNGNGEEAFNFYLNTFPDAKKVGLTYFTKPEQGGDIGKVLNATFEMKGASFMIMDMTNNASPDFSWATTTLYFADTEDEFDTLFEKLAKEGTVMMGPEAVEALRKVAWVTDKYGITWQLAFV from the coding sequence ATGTTTAATCAAGCGAAACAAATCTCCACATTTTTTACTTTTAATGGTAATGGCGAGGAAGCGTTTAACTTTTATTTAAACACTTTTCCAGATGCAAAAAAAGTCGGCCTCACTTACTTCACGAAACCAGAGCAAGGTGGCGATATCGGCAAAGTACTAAATGCTACTTTTGAAATGAAAGGTGCTTCGTTCATGATTATGGATATGACAAACAATGCCTCCCCTGACTTTAGCTGGGCCACAACAACCCTTTATTTTGCAGATACGGAAGATGAATTCGACACCCTTTTTGAAAAACTGGCGAAAGAAGGCACGGTTATGATGGGACCAGAAGCAGTAGAAGCGCTTCGAAAAGTGGCTTGGGTCACGGATAAATATGGCATTACTTGGCAACTCGCATTTGTATAA
- a CDS encoding leucine-rich repeat domain-containing protein, protein MKIMKLITSLLLVLTVAFSIGNFTNPHPVEAEVTYTLTNPTPINEIFPDPKLAKVVADWMKQPSVTSSVTQSQLNKVGALHFTSAGVQSLEGVQYLKNLTQLFGYGNQVSDLTPLSNLTQLETLYIPKNQISDLTPIANLSTLTTLDVEFNNVQTIDQLKNLTNLIELNISANPVSDISAVKNMTQLEFLTMRDCNVSDLTPTQNLSNMMMFWAGGNHITDITPLKNMSNLLGLSLFGNNITDISVVENLTSLEDFDIKANQVKDISSLAKIPNLETLTLSFNHIIDISPLKSLTNLTRLELDNQTRVLDAVEVDDPLTLPAPVTDENGNRAKPTKVNHAGVYENGEITWLGLESNYILNYEYNLPVTIGSLTTTYSGKITQALLEKPVNPVDPVDPVDPVDPVDPVDPVDPVDPVKPVDPVKLVEPTNPVESVPTESEVTPINSAISINSVATENASLPKTGDRGITASFFGGIMLTITSAVLLRKRK, encoded by the coding sequence ATGAAAATAATGAAACTTATTACTAGCTTACTTTTAGTTTTAACTGTTGCTTTTAGTATCGGAAATTTTACTAACCCGCATCCTGTTGAAGCAGAGGTAACTTATACACTCACCAATCCAACACCAATCAATGAAATATTTCCAGATCCAAAGCTTGCAAAAGTGGTAGCTGATTGGATGAAACAACCATCCGTAACTAGCTCCGTTACTCAAAGCCAATTGAACAAGGTTGGAGCATTACATTTCACATCAGCAGGGGTACAAAGCCTTGAAGGCGTGCAGTATTTGAAGAACCTTACGCAATTATTTGGTTATGGAAATCAAGTAAGTGATTTAACGCCACTTAGTAATTTAACACAATTAGAAACGCTTTATATACCCAAAAATCAAATAAGCGATTTAACTCCAATTGCGAATCTATCTACATTAACAACACTAGATGTTGAATTTAACAATGTACAAACAATCGACCAACTAAAGAACTTAACCAACCTAATAGAACTTAATATTAGTGCTAATCCAGTTTCAGATATTAGTGCAGTTAAAAACATGACTCAGTTAGAGTTTTTGACAATGCGAGATTGCAATGTAAGTGATTTGACACCCACCCAAAATTTATCCAATATGATGATGTTTTGGGCTGGTGGAAATCATATTACGGATATTACACCACTTAAGAACATGTCGAATTTGCTCGGATTAAGTTTATTTGGAAATAATATAACAGATATTAGTGTGGTTGAAAATCTTACAAGCCTTGAAGATTTTGATATAAAAGCAAATCAGGTTAAAGATATTAGCAGTTTGGCAAAAATACCAAATTTGGAGACTTTGACACTCAGTTTTAACCATATTATAGATATTTCCCCACTGAAAAGTTTGACTAACTTAACAAGGTTAGAACTCGACAATCAAACTCGAGTTTTAGATGCAGTCGAAGTGGATGATCCGTTGACATTACCAGCACCAGTTACGGACGAAAATGGTAATAGGGCGAAACCAACAAAAGTTAATCATGCAGGTGTTTATGAGAATGGCGAGATTACCTGGTTAGGACTGGAAAGTAATTATATTTTAAACTACGAGTATAATTTGCCAGTAACAATTGGCTCTTTAACAACCACGTATTCGGGTAAAATCACGCAGGCATTGTTGGAGAAACCTGTTAATCCAGTAGATCCAGTAGATCCAGTAGATCCAGTAGATCCAGTAGACCCAGTAGATCCAGTAGACCCAGTAGACCCAGTAAAACCTGTAGACCCAGTAAAACTAGTAGAGCCAACGAATCCAGTAGAATCAGTTCCTACTGAAAGCGAAGTTACTCCAATAAATTCGGCTATTTCTATTAATTCCGTGGCAACAGAAAATGCGAGTTTACCAAAAACAGGGGACCGAGGAATAACGGCTAGTTTTTTTGGAGGCATCATGCTAACAATAACTAGTGCGGTTCTTCTACGTAAACGAAAATAA
- a CDS encoding amino acid ABC transporter ATP-binding/permease protein, producing MSEWTIIGWLLKFVKPLRGKMILAILLGTISNLSVIMISLIGTYGIIAVILQQPLNPYKWLFVMVACGVVRGLARYLEQYLNHDIAFRLLAIIRERIFVTLRKLGPARLSGKKSGDLVAAITTDVEALEVFFAHTISPVFIALGTTIATVGFLATYDVRLALILLLGQILVGVVLPMISYKRNKKIGTAYQKEFVGLNQMIMENIASLQDIFQFKLGEERLSKLETQGEKLNKQYKKRIRQGSELQIFGEWVLIGTATLILVLGSLLQLPLETVLIGTVLSLSSFGSVLALNALGTALLTTFASGKRLYTLTEEKPVVLFNGRLELANFESAELDKVTFSYDGKQPLLNEISLALPKGKWLGIGGESGSGKSTLVKLLMRYWDPKGEVKLNDNELPEITESSLHRLEGVMEQSTFLFEDTLGNNIRLGKKDATLKEVKEAARKAAIDTWIETLPEGYDTIIGGQSRNLSDGERQRIGLARLFLHGAPLLLLDEPTSNLDYINEQAILNTLRSEIQDKTVLVISHRATTLDLAEEQLFIENGALKSVAK from the coding sequence ATGTCAGAATGGACGATTATTGGCTGGTTATTAAAGTTTGTTAAGCCGTTACGAGGAAAGATGATTTTGGCGATTTTACTTGGTACTATAAGTAATTTATCGGTTATCATGATTTCTCTGATTGGTACGTATGGCATTATCGCGGTAATTTTACAGCAGCCACTGAATCCGTATAAATGGCTCTTTGTAATGGTTGCTTGTGGGGTGGTTCGCGGTTTGGCACGATATTTGGAACAGTATTTAAATCATGATATTGCCTTTCGTTTGCTTGCGATTATTCGTGAACGTATTTTTGTGACGTTGCGAAAATTAGGACCTGCTCGTTTATCCGGAAAGAAAAGTGGTGATTTAGTTGCCGCGATTACAACAGACGTCGAGGCTTTGGAAGTGTTTTTCGCACATACAATCTCACCGGTTTTTATTGCACTTGGTACGACGATAGCAACAGTTGGCTTTTTGGCGACCTATGATGTTCGTTTAGCGCTCATACTTTTGTTAGGACAAATCTTGGTTGGTGTCGTTTTGCCGATGATTAGTTATAAACGAAATAAAAAAATCGGAACTGCTTATCAAAAAGAATTCGTTGGGCTCAATCAGATGATAATGGAAAATATTGCAAGTTTACAAGATATATTCCAGTTTAAATTGGGCGAAGAGCGTTTGAGTAAATTAGAAACACAAGGCGAAAAGCTCAATAAGCAGTATAAAAAAAGAATAAGACAAGGAAGCGAGCTCCAAATATTTGGTGAATGGGTGCTAATTGGTACGGCGACTTTAATTTTAGTGTTAGGTAGTCTTTTGCAATTACCGCTTGAAACAGTATTAATTGGAACCGTGCTTAGTCTGAGTTCTTTTGGATCGGTATTGGCATTAAATGCTTTAGGAACAGCGCTGTTAACTACTTTTGCTAGTGGTAAGCGATTATATACATTAACAGAAGAAAAACCTGTGGTATTATTTAACGGTCGGCTTGAACTAGCGAATTTTGAAAGTGCGGAGTTAGATAAAGTGACTTTTAGCTATGATGGAAAACAACCACTTTTAAACGAAATTTCGCTAGCACTACCTAAGGGAAAATGGCTTGGCATCGGTGGGGAAAGTGGCAGCGGGAAAAGTACCTTAGTAAAACTACTGATGCGTTACTGGGATCCAAAAGGCGAGGTTAAATTAAATGATAACGAACTCCCTGAAATTACAGAGTCTTCGCTTCATAGGCTCGAAGGTGTAATGGAGCAAAGTACGTTTTTGTTTGAAGACACACTTGGTAATAATATTCGTTTAGGAAAAAAAGATGCTACTTTGAAAGAAGTTAAAGAGGCGGCCCGAAAAGCTGCTATCGATACATGGATTGAGACTTTGCCAGAAGGTTATGACACGATCATTGGCGGGCAATCACGAAATTTATCAGACGGCGAACGCCAGCGGATTGGCTTAGCTAGACTATTTCTCCATGGTGCTCCGTTATTATTATTAGATGAACCAACAAGCAATTTGGATTACATTAATGAACAAGCGATTTTAAACACGCTCCGTTCAGAAATTCAAGATAAAACGGTGCTCGTAATTTCTCACCGAGCAACAACATTAGACTTGGCAGAAGAACAATTATTTATAGAAAATGGTGCATTAAAAAGTGTAGCAAAATAA
- a CDS encoding GNAT family N-acetyltransferase — translation MEITLQQPTTADFPFIEWLWGDLATTEVLGGPFPFPEETRMDWLKSKSQPSNAYFIIKKDTESVGEVSFRDFEKGTAHLNIKVAACYRGQRIAQKALQLFLDFFQTDCGGIVMLDEVRRKNEAGIAFLVNAGFEIIEENELTVLLKWTVQLRKEELNA, via the coding sequence ATGGAAATCACATTACAACAACCTACAACAGCTGACTTTCCTTTCATTGAATGGTTGTGGGGAGATTTGGCAACAACAGAAGTGCTTGGCGGACCATTTCCTTTTCCGGAAGAAACGCGCATGGACTGGTTAAAGTCAAAATCACAACCGAGCAATGCTTATTTTATTATAAAAAAAGACACAGAATCCGTTGGTGAAGTTAGCTTTCGCGATTTTGAAAAAGGAACAGCTCATTTAAATATTAAAGTGGCTGCATGTTACAGAGGCCAGCGAATCGCTCAAAAAGCTTTGCAATTATTCTTGGATTTTTTTCAAACTGATTGTGGCGGGATAGTTATGTTGGATGAAGTTAGACGGAAAAATGAAGCTGGTATTGCATTTCTTGTAAATGCTGGTTTTGAAATTATAGAAGAAAACGAACTGACGGTGTTACTCAAGTGGACTGTACAATTGAGAAAAGAGGAATTAAATGCCTAA
- a CDS encoding ABC transporter ATP-binding protein/permease, whose protein sequence is MIDKRLFQLVEKKSLVLLILYRVLSLGLMIGLWLVFAQQLTHYLEGQSVDWLWLIGTVLVVLVGKAILTKLAEKQIYQASAELRLSMRRAVMEKAFRLGNNEGQLPASTLTQLAVDGIEQLEIYYSRFLPQLFYCLIASLMIFGSLVGFAWQPAIVLLICMPMIPVVIIAVMKIAKRILSGYWSDYTNLGTKFHENLSGLSILKAYEQDKYKQEEIVSDAERFRKATMSLLSMQLNSITIMDIISYSGAALGIGMSLIMFTNGNISMTGMLMFLLLSAEFFIPMRQLGSLFHVAMNGISACSKLFAYLELKEQVYGSEELAKPLEKMEVRHLTYTYEEGKAKALQDISALFNKGSFSALVGKSGSGKSTFVRVLLNQLPDYQGDIVWNDVSLANLSGEAIRKQAVLVDNHGYLYANSIRENLLIGNPAANDSDLWNVLEQVSLADFVRKLPGQLSENLEENGSNLSGGQRQRLLLARALLCQAEVYVFDEITSGVDLESEKIILLVLQELAKEKIVLFISHRLYNILDADQVLVFDAGKLVEVASPERLQQESNYFKNYFLEEEALLKGGA, encoded by the coding sequence ATGATTGATAAGCGTTTGTTTCAATTGGTTGAAAAGAAATCTTTAGTGTTATTAATTCTTTATCGTGTGCTGAGTTTGGGGTTGATGATTGGTCTTTGGCTTGTTTTTGCTCAACAATTAACGCATTATTTAGAGGGCCAAAGTGTCGATTGGTTATGGCTTATTGGAACGGTTTTAGTCGTTTTAGTTGGCAAAGCGATACTTACCAAATTAGCGGAGAAACAAATTTACCAAGCATCAGCAGAACTGCGTTTATCAATGAGGCGCGCTGTGATGGAAAAAGCTTTTCGGTTAGGCAACAACGAAGGACAGCTACCGGCATCAACTTTAACGCAGCTCGCGGTAGATGGGATCGAACAATTAGAAATTTATTATTCACGTTTTTTACCGCAATTATTTTATTGTCTCATCGCTTCTTTGATGATTTTTGGAAGTTTAGTTGGATTTGCGTGGCAGCCGGCGATTGTGCTATTAATTTGTATGCCGATGATTCCGGTTGTTATTATAGCAGTGATGAAAATTGCTAAACGGATTTTGAGTGGCTATTGGTCGGATTATACGAATTTAGGAACCAAATTTCATGAAAATTTAAGTGGCTTGAGTATTTTGAAGGCTTATGAACAAGATAAATATAAGCAAGAGGAAATTGTTTCTGATGCGGAACGTTTCCGTAAAGCTACGATGAGTTTGTTATCGATGCAACTGAATTCGATTACGATTATGGATATTATTTCGTATAGTGGGGCGGCACTTGGTATCGGTATGTCGTTAATTATGTTCACAAATGGGAATATAAGCATGACTGGCATGCTGATGTTCTTACTACTAAGCGCTGAATTCTTTATTCCAATGCGTCAACTTGGGTCTTTATTCCATGTGGCGATGAATGGAATTAGTGCTTGCAGTAAATTGTTCGCTTATTTAGAGTTAAAAGAGCAAGTTTATGGCTCAGAAGAATTAGCTAAACCGTTAGAAAAAATGGAAGTTCGTCATTTGACATATACATATGAAGAGGGTAAAGCTAAAGCACTTCAAGATATATCAGCTCTTTTCAATAAAGGAAGTTTTTCAGCACTTGTCGGAAAGTCTGGTTCAGGAAAAAGTACGTTTGTCCGAGTGTTATTAAACCAATTGCCTGATTATCAAGGGGATATTGTTTGGAATGATGTATCGTTAGCTAATTTGAGCGGGGAAGCTATTCGTAAACAAGCTGTGTTAGTAGATAATCATGGTTATCTTTATGCAAATAGTATTCGGGAAAATTTATTAATTGGTAATCCAGCCGCAAATGATAGTGATTTATGGAATGTTTTGGAGCAAGTTAGTTTGGCTGATTTTGTTCGGAAACTACCGGGGCAATTAAGTGAGAATTTAGAAGAGAACGGAAGTAATTTATCTGGTGGGCAAAGGCAGCGGTTGTTACTAGCGAGAGCATTGCTGTGTCAAGCTGAAGTCTATGTTTTTGATGAAATTACGTCTGGTGTGGATTTGGAAAGTGAAAAAATTATTCTTTTGGTGTTGCAAGAATTAGCTAAAGAAAAAATTGTGCTCTTTATTTCGCATCGCTTATATAATATTTTGGACGCGGATCAGGTACTCGTTTTTGACGCGGGAAAATTGGTAGAAGTGGCGAGCCCAGAACGATTGCAACAAGAATCCAATTACTTCAAAAATTACTTTTTAGAAGAAGAAGCGTTGCTGAAAGGGGGAGCATGA
- a CDS encoding bifunctional precorrin-2 dehydrogenase/sirohydrochlorin ferrochelatase, with the protein MKYPIMLDITGRKVVIIGGGKVALRKIMGLLDAGADILVVGLKILPEIKALDVQIMEEAYRSEHLKSAFMIFICTDNLEVNQLVLRDRTPGQLVNDTTNQANSDFFNMATVTKNELTVGISTGGNNPGYAKKVKREVSELVDNLETEEIGSRNKNDKTC; encoded by the coding sequence ATGAAATACCCGATAATGCTTGATATTACAGGGAGAAAGGTTGTCATAATCGGAGGCGGGAAAGTAGCGCTTCGGAAAATTATGGGCTTGCTGGACGCGGGTGCAGATATTTTGGTAGTTGGACTAAAGATTTTGCCAGAGATTAAGGCGCTGGATGTGCAGATAATGGAAGAAGCTTATCGCTCGGAACATCTTAAATCGGCATTTATGATATTTATTTGCACAGATAACTTGGAAGTAAATCAACTCGTTTTACGCGACCGGACGCCTGGACAGCTCGTGAATGATACAACTAACCAAGCTAATTCCGATTTTTTCAATATGGCAACAGTGACGAAAAATGAGCTGACTGTTGGTATCTCAACAGGCGGAAACAACCCGGGATACGCGAAGAAAGTGAAGCGTGAAGTGAGCGAGCTAGTGGACAATTTAGAAACGGAAGAAATCGGAAGTCGTAATAAAAATGATAAAACCTGCTAA
- a CDS encoding ATP-dependent Clp protease proteolytic subunit yields MAENKNNENITNILTQKLIDTRTVLIYGEINQELAEDVSKQLLLLESISNDPITIFINSQGGHVEAGDTIHDMIKFIKPTVKVVGTGWVASAGITIYLAAKKENRFSLPNTRYMIHQPAGGVQGQSTEIEIEAKEIIRMRERINRLIAEATGQSYEQISKDTDRNFWLSVKEAKDYGIVNEIIENRDSLK; encoded by the coding sequence ATGGCAGAGAATAAAAATAATGAAAATATCACCAACATCCTTACCCAAAAATTGATCGATACACGCACGGTGTTAATTTACGGGGAGATCAATCAGGAGTTAGCCGAAGACGTTTCTAAGCAGCTGTTACTTTTGGAATCTATTAGTAATGATCCTATTACCATTTTTATTAATAGCCAAGGCGGACACGTCGAAGCTGGCGATACGATTCACGATATGATTAAATTTATTAAACCAACAGTGAAAGTCGTTGGAACTGGCTGGGTTGCAAGCGCTGGTATTACGATTTACTTAGCTGCTAAAAAAGAAAATCGCTTTAGCCTTCCAAATACGCGCTACATGATTCACCAACCTGCTGGCGGCGTTCAAGGTCAAAGTACCGAAATCGAAATCGAAGCAAAAGAAATTATTCGGATGCGTGAAAGAATTAACCGCTTAATCGCCGAAGCAACCGGTCAATCATACGAACAAATTTCTAAAGATACAGATCGTAACTTCTGGCTTTCTGTTAAGGAAGCGAAAGATTACGGCATCGTAAATGAAATCATTGAAAACCGAGACAGTTTAAAATAA
- a CDS encoding 4Fe-4S dicluster domain-containing protein, producing the protein MSQMSILEKIKDAGVVGCGGAGFPTHAKFSGEVEYLIINAAECEPLLKTDHFVMRNHAVETIKAIEMVKSQVGAEFAVIATKRYYTEEIAALRSAISELDASVTIHEMDNVYPTGDEQVMVFEVTGRVVPPSGIPLMVGCIVSNVSTMWNVFHAIQDDAPVVRKQLTVTGAVGEPKLLDVPVGTPFEVCLAAAGGTTLNEYLFLDGGPMMGKLNDQSTIADKVVTKTTSGLIVAEDTGYLHKLHYQTVEQIFNETKSACIQCSLCSDLCPRQQLGHDIHPHKVMRHFAVAEVITDIKPDPIWEEAMICCECGICEVIACPMGLSPRQVNIHVKKELLKQGVRYQTDKKEFTPDPMREYKSIAPKNILIKMGLQQYADVHLEKMHYLEVDEVFIPTKMHIGAPSIPVVSEGDIVKKGDLIAKIPDAALGANIHASIDGQIVRITEEQVHIKKVMS; encoded by the coding sequence TTGAGCCAAATGTCCATTTTAGAAAAGATTAAAGATGCTGGCGTTGTTGGTTGTGGTGGAGCGGGCTTTCCGACCCATGCCAAATTTAGCGGTGAAGTGGAATACTTAATTATCAATGCGGCAGAATGTGAGCCGTTATTAAAAACCGATCATTTTGTTATGAGAAACCATGCAGTAGAAACGATTAAAGCAATTGAAATGGTTAAAAGCCAAGTCGGAGCAGAATTTGCTGTTATTGCGACAAAACGATATTACACAGAGGAAATTGCGGCTTTGCGGTCAGCAATTTCAGAACTAGATGCAAGCGTTACTATTCATGAGATGGATAATGTCTATCCGACTGGTGATGAGCAAGTCATGGTGTTTGAAGTGACTGGGCGAGTAGTACCACCAAGCGGCATTCCATTAATGGTTGGTTGTATTGTATCGAATGTTTCAACGATGTGGAATGTTTTTCATGCAATTCAAGATGACGCACCAGTTGTTCGCAAGCAGCTAACAGTTACAGGCGCAGTAGGCGAGCCAAAACTTTTAGATGTACCAGTTGGAACGCCATTTGAAGTATGTTTAGCAGCAGCAGGTGGAACCACTTTAAACGAGTATTTATTCTTAGACGGTGGGCCAATGATGGGTAAATTAAATGACCAATCAACAATCGCCGACAAAGTAGTAACGAAAACAACTTCTGGTTTGATTGTGGCAGAGGATACAGGCTACTTGCATAAGCTTCATTACCAAACAGTGGAGCAAATTTTCAATGAAACAAAATCAGCTTGTATTCAGTGCTCGCTTTGCTCTGATTTATGCCCGAGACAACAATTAGGTCATGATATTCACCCCCACAAAGTCATGCGCCATTTCGCGGTTGCAGAAGTTATAACAGACATCAAGCCGGATCCAATTTGGGAAGAAGCAATGATTTGTTGTGAATGTGGTATTTGTGAGGTAATCGCTTGTCCGATGGGGCTTTCCCCGCGCCAAGTAAATATTCACGTCAAAAAAGAACTTTTAAAACAAGGTGTACGTTATCAAACGGATAAGAAAGAATTCACACCAGACCCGATGCGTGAATATAAATCGATTGCACCCAAAAATATTTTGATTAAAATGGGCTTACAGCAATATGCTGATGTTCATTTAGAAAAAATGCATTATTTAGAAGTGGATGAAGTATTTATCCCAACAAAAATGCATATTGGTGCACCGTCTATTCCAGTTGTGAGTGAGGGAGACATCGTGAAAAAAGGTGACTTAATTGCGAAAATTCCGGATGCTGCTCTTGGAGCCAATATCCATGCAAGTATTGATGGTCAAATTGTTCGTATAACTGAAGAACAAGTTCATATTAAGAAGGTGATGTCATGA
- a CDS encoding BMC domain-containing protein, translated as MKMDTLGFLELNSISKGIEAVDTMLKAANSELIYAKASCPGKYYILIAGTVDSVAQSIEAGTKIGAANIVGNLVIPRVSDQVIKAINKTEVPDEMNAVGVMEYYSCSGSIIAADAAVKAADVQLLDIRLATGIAGKSFVVLTGDTAACEAAVEAGLAAAKEEALLINKVVIPRPRKEVFESLIY; from the coding sequence ATGAAAATGGATACGTTAGGATTTCTGGAATTAAATAGTATTTCGAAAGGCATTGAGGCAGTTGATACGATGTTAAAAGCGGCCAATTCCGAATTAATTTATGCAAAAGCAAGTTGTCCAGGGAAGTATTATATTTTAATCGCTGGGACAGTGGACTCAGTGGCACAATCCATCGAAGCAGGAACAAAAATTGGTGCGGCGAATATCGTTGGTAACCTAGTGATTCCACGTGTGTCAGACCAAGTAATCAAAGCGATTAACAAAACAGAAGTTCCAGACGAAATGAATGCAGTAGGCGTTATGGAATATTATTCTTGCTCTGGTTCGATTATTGCGGCCGATGCTGCGGTAAAAGCGGCCGATGTGCAGTTACTAGATATTCGTTTGGCAACGGGGATTGCTGGTAAATCGTTTGTCGTTTTAACTGGTGACACAGCAGCTTGTGAAGCAGCAGTGGAAGCAGGCCTTGCAGCAGCGAAAGAAGAAGCACTTTTAATTAATAAAGTAGTTATTCCAAGACCGCGTAAAGAAGTCTTCGAGAGTTTGATTTATTAA